A window of the Brassica oleracea var. oleracea cultivar TO1000 chromosome C1, BOL, whole genome shotgun sequence genome harbors these coding sequences:
- the LOC106339144 gene encoding uncharacterized protein LOC106339144: MRAPDSFRDPGLWCDFHHDHGHKSEDCVALKIEKAKAHHSKEASGKSKGDTPSSPPRQDRVIHVISGGSEVSGVSHAAAKKSTRNTKHGKETAQPKRLLLGTDEISFTAKEQEKILAPHHDALVVSLTIANCLVKRILVDNGSSSNIIFLTAYQDLGLEENTLTCKVTPLIGFSGEVKQTAGEVVLPVYAEGINLSTKFLVVDCQSAYNMILGRPRIHDMGAVPSTLHQIVKIPTPWGIRAIRGDQENFRSCYQTTLKGKTKVL; encoded by the exons ATGAGAGCACCTGACTCGTTCCGGGACCCGGGACTCTGGTGCGACTTCCATCATGATCATGGCCACAAAAGTGAAGACTGCGTCGCCCTGAAGATCGAG AAAGCCAAGGCTCATCATAGCAAAGAAGCATCAGGGAAATCCAAAGGAGACACACCAAGCTCACCACCTCGCCAGGACCGAGTGATTCATGTAATCTCAGGAGGCTCTGAAGTAAGTGGCGTGAGTCATGCAGCTGCAAAGAAGAGCACCCGTAATACTAAACACGGCAAGGAGACTGCTCAACCTAAACGCCTACTTCTTGGTACCGACGAGATAAGCTTCACCGCCAAGGAGCAAGAGAAGATATTGGCTCCCCACCATGACGCTCTAGTTGTCTCTCTCACCATAGCGAACTGTTTGGTGAAAAGAATACTAGTAGACAACGGGTCCTCCAGTAACATCATCTTCCTGACGGCGTACCAAGACCTAGGGTTAGAGGAGAATACCCTGACTTGCAAAGTAACTCCACTCATCGGGTTCAGCGGCGAGGTCAAGCAAACCGCTGGGGAGGTTGTTCTGCCAGTATATGCTGAAGGGATCAACCTATCTACCAAATTCCTGGTCGTGGACTGCCAATCGGCATACAACATGATCTTAGGACGACCCAGGATTCACGACATGGGAGCAGTCCCCTCAACCCTCCATCAAATAGTGAAGATCCCTACACCCTGGGGCATCAGAGCAATCCGAGGAGACCAGGAGAATTTTAGGTCCTGCTACCAGACCACCTTAAAAGGAAAGACCAAGGTCTTATAG